One segment of Podospora pseudopauciseta strain CBS 411.78 chromosome 5 map unlocalized CBS411.78m_5.2, whole genome shotgun sequence DNA contains the following:
- a CDS encoding uncharacterized protein (COG:I; MEROPS:MER0033274; EggNog:ENOG50KOG4388), which produces MTSKQKLRPDASPEVLDWISLVALFPLFLTKWSLAFLFSNQKSLHWRQNCALTFLRTQRSIFPTPLLRWLVRRVSTGSTIKDYCSKHKIAHQIVTLPASLTELHPALLPPAVLHILTLGNVEAKSRSGKAPTLLYFHGGGFVNPLRSPHMPFILACGHSVRAKQIIILEYSLAPEHPYPAQLIQCVASLSYLMCTSSGLGISAEDIILAGDSAGGTLVGSVLSHIQNPSPYAPKLQIKSGEEFQAAVMISPFVRLHKESMDSPMGSYKMNEKRDYLTRIQVDEFGEAWKGDEKEVWANLCGVEGADKVWQAVFQGKGGARLVKKLFITVGTAEVFLDDCRFFGGESYANTQTVIAKQEKNKDWMEELGSGERIMVECEGEAHVQAVLDAALGYQDGVMTRAIMTWLKTL; this is translated from the exons ATGACATCAAAACAGAAGTTGCGCCCAGACGCCAGTCCGGAGGTCCTTGACTGGATCTCCTTGGTTGCCTTATTTCCCCTCTTCT TAACAAAATGGTCGCTAGCATTTTTGTTTTCTAACCAGAAATCTCTTCACTGGCGCCAAAACTGCGCCCTGACATTTCTGCGCACGCAAAGAAGCATATTTCCCACCCCTCTGCTCAGATGGCTGGTCCGTCGTGTTTCCACGGGATCCACAATCAAGGACTACTGCAGCAAGCACAAGATCGCACACCAGATCGTCACTTTACCAGCTTCATTGACCGAGCTTCATCCTGCTCTTTTGCCGCCAGCAGTGTTGCATATTTTGACACTGGGCAATGTCGAAGCCAAATCCAGGTCTGGGAAAGCCCCGACGCTTCTTTACTTTCACGGCGGTGGTTTCGTGAATCCATTGCGATCCCCTCACATGCCCTTTATCCTCGCATGTGGCCATTCAGTTCGAGCGAAGCAAATCATCATTCTCGAATACAGCCTAGCCCCGGAACACCCATACCCAGCACAGCTCATCCAATGCGTGGCGTCACTTTCCTATCTTATGTGCACCTCCTCTGGTCTCGGCATCTCTGCCGAGGACATTATCTTAGCGGGCGACAGTGCAGGTGGTACGCTGGTTGGATCAGTATTGTCCCACATCCAGAACCCTAGCCCTTATGCCCCAAAGCTCCAGATCAAAAGTGGTGAAGAGTTCCAGGCCGCGGTGATGATTAGTCCGTTTGTCAGACTGCACAAGGAGTCTATGGACTCCCCAATGGGAAGCTACAAAATGAATGAAAAGCGAGATTACCTGACCAGAATACAGGTGGATGAGTTTGGAGAGGCTTGGAAGGGGGATGAAAAGGAGGTTTGGGCAAATCTGTGCGGAGTTGAGGGAGCAGACAAGGTGTGGCAGGCTGTGTTTCAAGGAAAAGGTGGGGCcaggttggtgaagaagctgTTCATCACGGTTGGGACAGCAGAAGTGTTTTTGGACGACTGTAGATTCTTTGGCGGGGAGTCGTACGCCAATACCCAGACCGTGATTGCGAAACAGGAAAAGAATAAAGACTGGATGGAGGAACTGGGGAGTGGGGAGAGGATCATGGTCGAGTGTGAAGGTGAGGCGCACGTCCAAGCGGTGCTCGATGCTGCTTTGGGATATCAGGATGGGGTCATGACAAGGGCGATCATGACGTGGCTTAAGACGTTGTAG
- a CDS encoding uncharacterized protein (EggNog:ENOG503P31R), whose product MIFKMAIDTPTTSTKTLELEVVRYEQLRRNDNAEVRKLAQALSDQGMLFLDLQGSTAEQFLKDLQTVIQHQRAFFEQPQEEKSKYHTGIRYNGFYTSPIGVEKIHLGRKEQMAGDRSQLPEALQLVADKVENVSSFIDKILREIGMTLASSMDERFPASLQEATRPGQSHLTLGISKARAGTPLMDGHTDDGFLTLTFYDEPFLEVLDRSTNEWKLVEVNRNMPILNVAAQSAKNSGGRLYNPWHRVKMGENEINLVMFDLFEDSN is encoded by the exons ATGATTTTCAAAATGGCCATTGATACACCCACTACCTCAACCAAGACCCTCGAGCTTGAGGTTGTTAGATACGAGCAGCTCAGGCGCAACGACAACGCCGAGGTGAGGAAGCTAGCCCAGGCCTTGTCTGACCAGGGAATGCTGTTCTTGGACCTCCAGGGATCCACGGCAGAGCAATTCCTGAAAGACCTGCAAACCGTGATACAGCATCAACGAGCCTTTTTTGAACAGCCGCAGGAGGAGAAGTCCAAATATCACACGGGTATTCGATACAACGG ATTTTACACTTCCCCCATTGGTGTCGAAAAGATTCACCTTGGTCGCAAGGAGCAAATGGCAGGGGACCGGTCTCAACTTCCCGAAGCACTTCAGCTGGTGGCAGACAAGGTCGAAAATGTCTCTTCGTTCATCGACAAGATACTCCGCGAGATTGGCATGACGTTGGCAAGCTCGATGGATGAACGATTCCCGGCCAGTTTGCAGGAAGCCACCAGACCCGGCCAAAGTCATCTAACATTGGGCATCTCAAAGGCACGTGCCGGGACACCTCTAATGGACGGCCACACCGATGACGGTTTCCTCACTCTCACTTTCTATGACGAGCCCTTTCTCGAAGTCTTGGATAGGTCTACAAACGAGTGGAAGTTGGTTGAGGTGAATCGCAACATGCCAATTCTGAATGTAGCTGCCCAGTCGGCAAAGAACTCGGGAGGTCGGCTGTACAACCCCTGGCATAGGGTGAAGATGGGGGAGAACGAGATAAACTTGGTCATGTTTGATCTGTTTGAAGATTCAAATTAG
- a CDS encoding uncharacterized protein (COG:J; EggNog:ENOG503P07P): MLNARQMSSQLAPSHLSNDDTDTRSLDVRVHNSPILSDDSNSVAVLFRCANGHFLQATVESKNGLDNGVFDTVSFLTPESLVRVTARSVAHDTDFDITPIELCDIHYLSAAKTPGAYSNVLHGASGEVLASIQSRTKLIEERLDNRLLDARVPATAAIFKLFSGVHELAVEYLKLHDFYHVPTPALVGYEFPGEEDDLFTVPYFGRTARLAPTGEIHLGMALSADLERVYDFHTVFRREPVSDGRHLTEFTMLELVFNLQHSWIEILDFADSLLVSLLHSLQSQDKYTALTNTAKRLYPLAGTFKLGLGKSGKLPRIRFNEAKTLLRDFIGIESDDDKDFTRSEEAALGRFLASEESHVSPPTDIFFITHFPKHLRSCNIYPSDEQDDTTQSFDVILRGQECVTGCRLLHSAEDLAAAFANRPHPIEPETPEWRPYMTAHEIGMPPWGGFGLGINRLVQGFLGLEDIRETVLFPRDAARLLP, encoded by the exons ATGCTTAATGCTAGGCAGATGTCATCCCAACTTGCACCATCTCACCTGTCGAACGACGACACCGACACCAGGTCTTTGGATGTCCGCGTTCACAACAGCCCAATTCTATCCGATGACAGCAATTCAGTTGCGGTGTTGTTCAGATGCGCCAATGGGCATTTTCTTCAAGCTACAGTGGAATCAAAAAATGGCCTTGACAATGGTGTCTTCGATACCGTCAGCTTTCTAACGCCAGAGTCACTTGTTCGGGTTACCGCTCGATCGGTGGCTCATGACACTGACTTTGACATCACTCCAATCGAGCTCTGCGATATCCACTACCTGTCGGCCGCCAAGACTCCAGGTGCTTATAGCAATGTCCTTCATGGAGCTTCAGGGGAAGTTCTAGCTTCGATCCAATCTCGTACGAAGTTAATCGAAGAGAGACTCGACAACAGACTCCTGGATGCTCGTGTTCctgcaacagcagcaatcTTCAAGCTTTTCTCGGGGGTCCATGAGCTGGCAGTAGAATACCTCAAGCTCCATGACTTTTACCACGTCCCAACCCCTGCACTTGTTGGCTACGAATTCccaggagaggaggacgacTTGTTTACAGTTCCATACTTCGGCAGGACAGCCAGATTGGCGCCAACAGGTGAGATACACCTTGGAATGGCACTTTCAGCCGACCTGGAGCGCGTCTACGACTTTCACACAGTTTTTCGGAGGGAGCCCGTTTCTGATGGCAGACATCTCACGGAG TTCACCATGCTGGAACTTGTATTCAATCTTCAGCATAGCTGGATAGAGATCCTCGATTTTGCTGATAGTCTACTGGTATCACTTCTACACTCTTTGCAGAGTCAGGACAAATACACTGCGCTCACCAACACCGCAAAACGACTCTACCCCCTAGCTGGCACTTTCAAGCTAGGTCTTGGAAAGAGTGGAAAGCTCCCACGCATCCGTTTCAATGAAGCCAAAACTCTTCTGAGAGACTTTATAGGTATTGAGTCCGACGATGACAAAGACTTCACTAGGAGCGAAGAAGCAGCACTCGGCAGATTCCTCGCCAGCGAAGAATCCCACGTCAGCCCTCCAACCGATatcttcttcatcactcACTTCCCGAAACATTTGAGGTCCTGCAATATCTATCCCTCTGATGAACAGGACGACACAACCCAATCTTTCGATGTCATTCTCAGAGGACAGGAATGTGTTACTGGATGCCGACTACTCCACAGCGCTGAAGACCTAGCAGCCGCATTTGCCAACCGACCTCATCCGATTGAGCCGGAAACGCCGGAATGGAGGCCGTACATGACAGCCCACGAAATTGGCATGCCTCCTTGGGGAGGCTTCGGGT TGGGTATTAACCGTCTTGTACAGGGtttcttgggcttggaagACATTCGCGAGACGGTGTTATTTCCTCGTGATGCTGCCCGTCTTTTACCCTAA
- a CDS encoding uncharacterized protein (COG:G; COG:M; EggNog:ENOG503NUP2), which produces MKTSRFLFHSSISLCFGYSIVPSGRSFVIFERRGAKTAAAALVSTAFINMRAEMLDNLLPSSNLPSQIPNIMAPTYLIVGATGNTGQSVVETLSKLSTCAVIALTRSLHSPVAKHLAILPNVQVLEKNWMDITAQWLREHEIERAFVATPSQPSQFAEETTFHVAALKAGVKYVVRISTTAANVRPDCEAYYPRIHWAIEALLSTPEFKPLQWTSLQANNFSSFWLATAAEFIKQYRKTGKQDTLRLVASEDAPVGTVDANDVGVLAAHLLLQEDVSPHNNAKYVVNGPEDITGRQILELVERYIGTSVDNVIFKDMSFLDYVIGVTQGSQSVLMSMKHGPETAWNGECTASATSEAVLKLAAPTRTPADTLKAMLQE; this is translated from the coding sequence ATGAAAACCAGTCGCTTTCTTTTCCATTCCTCTATATCTCTATGCTTCGGTTACTCTATTGTACCGTCAGGACGCAGCTTTGTAATATTTGAACGCCGCGGAGCTAAGACGGCCGCCGCGGCGCTTGTCTCCACAGCATTCATAAATATGCGCGCAGAGATGCTAGACAATTTACTTCCTTCATCAAACCTTCCATCTCAAATTCCCAACATAATGGCGCCTACTTACTTAATCGTTGGTGCGACTGGCAACACCGGCCAAAGTGTTGTGGAAACCTTGTCCAAGCTTTCAACATGCGCTGTCATCGCCTTGACACGATCGCTGCACAGTCCGGTCGCAAAACATCTCGCGATTCTCCCAAATGTTCAAGTCCTCGAAAAGAACTGGATGGATATCACGGCACAGTGGCTACGTGAGCACGAGATAGAAAGGGCCTTTGTCGCAACTCCTAGCCAGCCAAGTCAGTTTGCCGAAGAAACCACATTCCACGTTGCCGCTCTCAAAGCCGGCGTCAAATACGTAGTGCGCATTTCgacaacagcagccaacGTCAGACCTGACTGCGAAGCCTATTATCCGCGCATCCATTGGGCAATCGAGGCTTTGCTCAGCACACCAGAGTTTAAGCCGCTGCAATGGACGTCTCTCCAGGCCAACAACTTCTCCAGTTTCTGGTTAGCTACCGCAGCCGAGTTCATCAAGCAATATCGCAAGACGGGTAAACAAGACACACTTCGGTTGGTGGCATCAGAGGATGCACCTGTTGGGACTGTCGACGCCAACGACGTGGGAGTTTTGGCGGCGCATCTGTTATTGCAAGAGGACGTCTCACCACATAACAACGCCAAATATGTTGTTAATGGACCTGAGGACATTACGGGAAGACAGATCCTTGAGTTGGTTGAGAGGTACATCGGCACCAGCGTGGACAACGTCATCTTCAAAGATATGTCGTTTCTTGATTATGTGATTGGTGTGACTCAAGGGTCCCAAAGTGTTTTGATGTCTATGAAGCATGGCCCAGAGACAGCGTGGAATGGGGAGTGCACAGCGTCTGCCACAAGCGAGGCAGTCTTGAAGCTGGCGGCGCCTACTCGGACACCAGCCGACACTTTGAAAGCAATGCTGCAGGAATGA
- a CDS encoding uncharacterized protein (COG:I; EggNog:ENOG503P0J9), protein MTDKYIHGHSAAVLAAHSRRTAQRDAAYLIPHIESHFDILDIGCGPGTISADLAALVPQGRVTCVEITESALNAARSTFTSRSLGNGNFVVGDVTSRLPFEDDSFDVVHLHMVIMHLPCDATVALKEVRRVLKPGGVVGCKEMIMSTTRWFQVDKRLDMWEKAITGTILETGGSPDMGMGLKSAALEAGFEQHKVKSTASSWCFSEEEAVQFFGDSCAERFREGSQLRERTIGGGHATPEEVDDFVKACHEWKEKKGSWFGVMNGELLAWK, encoded by the coding sequence ATGACAGACAAATACATTCACGGCCACTCAGCCGCCGTTCTCGCCGCTCACTCTCGGCGCACCGCCCAGCGGGATGCAGCGTATCTCATTCCTCACATCGAGTCCCACTTCGACATTCTCGACATTGGGTGCGGACCAGGAACCATATCTGCCGACTTGGCCGCTCTCGTGCCTCAAGGGAGGGTGACATGCGTCGAAATCACCGAGTCGGCTCTCAATGCAGCACGCAGCACATTTACTTCTCGCTCCCTTGGCAATGGCAACTTTGTGGTCGGAGACGTGACCTCTCGCCTACCGTTTGAGGACGATAGTTTCGATGTCGTACATTTACACATGGTCATTATGCATCTGCCCTGCGACGCCACTGTTGCACTGAAAGAGGTCCGAAGAGTGCTCAAGCCAGGAGGCGTCGTTGGATGCAAGGAGATGATCATGAGCACAACCAGGTGGTTTCAGGTGGATAAGAGACTCGACATGTGGGAGAAGGCGATCACGGGCACGATTCTCGAGACCGGAGGCAGTCCAGACATGGGGATGGGCTTGAAGAGCGCTGCACTGGAAGCTGGGTTTGAACAGCATAAGGTGAAGAGCACGGCAAGTTCATGGTGCTtctcggaggaggaggcagtcCAATTCTTTGGCGATAGTTGTGCGGAAAGATTCAGGGAGGGAAGCCAGCTTCGGGAAAGGACTATCGGAGGAGGCCATGCAACACCCGAGGAAGTTGATGACTTTGTCAAAGCTTGTCATGAatggaaggagaagaagggttCGTGGTTTGGGGTTATGAATGGAGAGCTTTTGGCATGGAAGTAG
- a CDS encoding uncharacterized protein (COG:S; EggNog:ENOG50), protein MIFTFIFAGLLLQVVLVTSQNVIVGKLLRFACSQLVIERTDPLVNPGLSPSPHTHQIVGGNSFNVTMDPSEMEPSRASTCTTCTYSEDFSNYWTASLYFRSPENGSFKLVPQRPNFVGLDGVRHPVGGGITVYYMTSVFGSTSGNGKVTAFPPGFRMLAGSPDITSKDRTFPGICHRCNGNTTGFTPCDSADSSELPTKVCPGGIRGSVIFPSCWDGKNLDSPDHSSHVAYSPVGGGRLAGQACPETHPVRIPQLMYEMLWDTSQFNDPAYFDETAKRQPFVYSFGDGIGYGQHGDYIFGWKGDALQRGMDAVLGDDCVNDRCHALEFQSAAEGVACAKPTQVEGEIVGRGGEWLQTLPGNPHLRQA, encoded by the exons ATGATTTTCACATTCATTTTTGCGGGCCTACTCCTTCAGGTTGTTCTTGTAACCTCTCAAAATGTCATTGTTGGCAAGCTCCTCCGCTTCGCGTGCTCTCAGCTTGTCATCGAGAGGACGGATCCATTGGTCAATCCCGGCTTGAGCCCTTCACCACATACACACCAGATCGTGGGTGGAAACTCATTCAACGTGACA ATGGATCCTTCAGAGATGGAACCCTCTCGGGCATCCACTTGCACCACTTGCACGTATTCTGAAGACTTCTCCAACTACTGGACTGCCTCTCTCTATTTTCGCTCTCCAGAAAATGGCTCTTTCAAGCTTGTTCCTCAACGTCCAAACTTTGTGGGACTGGATGGAGTCCGTCATCCAGTAGGAGGAGGGATTACCGTCTATTACATGACATCCGTTTTTGGCAGTACATCTGGTAACGGAAAAGTGACAGCATTTCCCCCA GGCTTCAGAATGCTCGCCGGCTCGCCAGACATCACGTCAAAAGACCGTACCTTCCCCGGCATCTGCCACCGCTGCAATGGCAACACGACAGGATTCACCCCGTGCGACTCTGCTGATAGCTCTGAGCTGCCGACGAAAGTGTGCCCTGGTGGTATTCGGGGCTCTGTGATATTCCCATCTTGTTGGGACGGTAAAAACTTGGATTCTCCCGACCACAGTTCACATGTTGCATACAGCCCtgtcggaggagggagactgGCCGGTCAGGCCTGCCCAGAGACACACCCGGTGCGAATCCCACAGTTGATGTATGAAATGCTGTGGGATACATCACAGTTCAATGACCCGGCTTATTTTGATGAGACAGCCAAGAGGCAGCCGTTTGTGTACAGCTTTGGTGACGG CATAGGGTATGGACAGCACGGCGACTATATCTTTGGCTGGAAGGGAGATGCTCTTCAGCGGGGGATGGATGCTGTGCTGGGGGATGATTGCGTTAACGATCGGTGTCATGCGTTGGAGTTCCAGTCTGCTGCAGAAGGCGTGGCTTGCGCGAAACCAACACAGGTTGAAGGGGAGATTGTTGGAAGAGGCGGTGAAT GGCTTCAAACACTTCCAGGGAATCCACATCTCAGGCAGGCATAG